One Brassica napus cultivar Da-Ae chromosome C4, Da-Ae, whole genome shotgun sequence genomic region harbors:
- the LOC106445196 gene encoding insulin-degrading enzyme-like 2: protein MVAGTENMEAVPADRGGEILKPRTDKREYRRIVLENSLEVLLISDPETDKCAASMNVSVGSFSDPEGLDGLAHFLEHMLFYASEKYPEEDSYSKYVTEHGGSRNAYTSRENTNYHFDINTDSFDEALDRFAQFFIKPLMSADATMREINAVDSEYQKNLLYDSRRLDQLKKHLSREDHPYHKFSTGNMETLHVWPEAKGIDTRKELFKFYDKHYSASIMHLVVYGKENLDKTQGLVEETFQEIRNTNKSIPIYPGQPCTPDHLQVLVKAVPIKQGHKLTVSWPVTPSIHHYEEAPCGYLGHLIGHEGEGSLFHALKTLGWATGLYAGESDVTIDYSFFDVSVDLTDAGHEHMQDILGLLFRHIKHLQQSGVSQWIFDELSAICEAEFHYQAKIDPFSYAMAISRNMKIYPTKHWLVGSSLPSRFNPDFVEKVLNELSPSNVRIFWRSKKFEGQTDETEPWYNTAYSFEYITEFTIQEWVQSAPDVKLHLPVPNVFIPTDFSLKDVKDKDIFPVLLRKTSFSRLWYKPDTKFFKPKAYVKTDFNCPLANTSPDAVVLSNIFVWLLVDCLNEYAYYARAAGLNYGLSLSGNGFELYLDGFNHKLRILLEAIMQKIAKFEVKPDRFSVIKETMTKAYQNIKFQQPYEQAMSYCSMVLQDRTWPWTEQLDALTHLEAEDLVNFVPMLLSRTFVECYVAGNVEKNEAESMVKHIEDVLFNDPKPISRPIFPSQTMISRVVELGTKIKCFYHQEGSNLSDESSALVHYIQVHQDEFAMNSKLQLFRLIAKQATFHQLRTVEQLGYITSLNQSNHSGVYGVQFIIQSPVKGPGHIDLRVESLLKDLESKLYKISDEEFKSNVTALIDMKLEKHKNLNEESSFYWREIKSGTFKFNRKDEEVDALRELKKEELIDFFDTYIKVDAPKKKSMSICVYGSQHLKEMASDKDEVASPFIEIEDIVGFRKSQPLYGSLKGWSQLKL, encoded by the exons ATGGTGGCTGGAACGGAGAACATGGAGGCGGTACCCGCGGATAGAGGTGGCGAGATATTGAAGCCACGTACGGACAAGAGAGAATATCGGAggattgttctcgagaactctcttGAGGTGTTGTTAATCAGCGATCCAGAGACTGACAAG TGTGCTGCTTCAATGAACGTTAGCGTCGGATCGTTCTCTGACCCCGAAGGACTGGATGGGCTAGCTCATTTCCTTG AGCATATGCTGTTTTATGCAAGTGAAAAATATCCAGAGGAAGATAGTTACTCCAAGTATGTCACTGAG CATGGTGGGAGTAGAAATGCTTATACATCCCGTGAAAACACAAACTACCATTTCGATATCAACACAGACTCTTTTGATGAGGCTTTGGACAG GTTTGCACAGTTCTTTATCAAACCACTGATGTCGGCTGATGCCACCATGAGGGAGATCAACGCTGTCGACTCTG AGTATCAGAAAAACTTGTTGTATGATTCTCGGCGATTGGATCAG TTAAAGAAGCATCTAAGTAGAGAAGACCATCCATATCACAAGTTTAGCACAG GGAACATGGAGACTCTTCACGTATGGCCCGAAGCAAAAGGAATTGATACAAGGAAAGAACTGTTTAAGTTCTATGACAAGCACTATTCCGCCAGTATCATGCATCTGGTTGTTTATGGAAAAG AAAACCTTGATAAAACTCAAGGTCTAGTGGAAGAGACGTTCCAGGAAATTCGAAACACCAACAAGAGTATCCCTATATATCCTGGTCAGCCGTGTACTCCGGACCATTTGCAg GTTCTTGTGAAGGCTGTACCTATAAAGCAGGGTCACAAGCTTACCGTTTCATGGCCAGTAACACCTAGCATCCATCATTATGAAGAAGCACCATGCGGCTACCTTGGTCATCTAATTGGTCATGAAGGCGAAGGAAGTTTGTTTCATGCGTTAAAAACCTTAG GTTGGGCAACTGGACTGTATGCCGGTGAATCAGACGTGACTATTGACTATTCTTTCTTTGATGTCTCAGTTGATCTTACTGATGCTGGCCATG AGCATATGCAAGATATTTTAGGGTTGTTGTTCAGACACATTAAGCATTTACAACAGTCTGGTGTGTCACAGTGGATTTTTGATGAG CTCTCTGCTATTTGTGAGGCAGAATTTCATTATCAAGCCAAAATAGACCCATTTTCTTATGCAATGGCTATTTCCAGAAACATGAAG ATATACCCAACCAAGCATTGGCTCGTTGGATCATCACTACCTTCAAGATTTAATCCAGATTTTGTAGAAAAGGTTCTAAATGAGCTTTCTCCAAGCAATGTTAG AATATTTTGGAGATCAAAGAAATTTGAAGGACAAACTGACGAGACTGAGCCATGGTACAACACTGCTTATTCTTTTGAGTATATAACCGAATTCACCATTCAG GAATGGGTGCAGTCTGCCCCTGATGTAAAGCTGCATCTACCAGTACCTAATGTCTTTATTCCAACAGATTTTTCACTAAAGGATGTTAAAGATAAG GACATTTTTCCTGTTTTGTTGAGAAAGACATCATTCTCAAGATTGTGGTACAAGCCTGATACAAAGTTCTTCAAACCGAAGGCATATGTTAAGACAGATTTCAACTGCCCCCTTGCAAACACTTCTCCTGATGCTGTAGttctttcaaatatttttgtttggttgCTGGTGGACTGTTTGAATGAATATG CTTATTATGCTCGGGCTGCTGGTCTTAACTATGGATTAAGTCTTTCGGGCAATGGTTTTGAG CTCTATCTTGATGGCTTTAACCATAAATTGAGGATCTTGTTGGAAGCTATCATGCAAAAGATAGCAAAATTCGAAGTTAAACCTGACAGATTCTCTGTTATCAAG GAAACAATGACCAAGGCGTACCAAAATATCAAATTCCAACAACCATATGAACAAGCAATGAGTTACTGCTCAATGGTTTTACAAGATCGCACTTGGCCTTGGACAGAGCAACTAGATGCTCTTACTCATTTGGAAGCTGAAGACTTAGTGAACTTCGTTCCCATGTTGTTATCAAGGACATTTGTTGAGTGCTACGTAGCAG GAAATGTTGAGAAGAATGAAGCTGAGTCCATGGTCAAGCATATTGAAGATGTTCTTTTTAACGATCCAAAACCTATTTCTCGTCCGATATTTCCATCCCAGACCATGATAAGTAGGGTTGTAGAGCTAGGGACAAAAATAAAGTGCTTCTACCATCAAGAAGGCTCAAACCTTAGTGATGAAAGCTCTGCCCTAGTGCATTATATTCAG GTTCATCAAGATGAATTTGCAATGAATAGCAAACTTCAGCTTTTCCGTCTCATTGCAAAGCAAGCTACATTTCACCAGCTTAGAACGGTGGAGCAACTTGGTTACATCACTTCACTTAATCAGAG CAACCACTCTGGTGTTTATGGTGTACAGTTCATTATCCAGTCTCCAGTTAAG GGTCCTGGACACATTGATTTAAGGGTTGAGTCACTTCTCAAGGATCTTGAGAGTAAACTTTACAAGATAAGCGATGAGGAATTCAAG AGCAATGTAACAGCGTTGATAGACATGAAGCTTGAGAAACACAAGAACTTGAACGAGGAATCTTCATTTTATTGGCGAGAGATTAAAAGCGGGACATTCAAGTTCAACCGCAAAGATGAAGAG GTGGATGCACTAAGAGAGCTAAAGAAGGAAGAACTGATAGATTTCTTTGACACATACATAAAAGTAGACGCACcaaagaagaaatcgatgaGCATATGCGTTTATGGAAGCCAACATTTGAAGGAAATGGCGTCTGACAAAGACGAAGTTGCATCACCATTCATAGAGATTGAAGACATTGTTGGTTTCAGAAAGTCTCAGCCACTTTATGGGTCGTTGAAAGGATGGAGCCAGCTAAAACTCTGA
- the LOC111205295 gene encoding uncharacterized protein LOC111205295, which translates to MGKYTEMLDAGVRIAARFHSHCPQTARLYYHPPSDSHHLHHGVTDLMGGGVLGGSGQDSTGLVGELGGSETAAGCGLKASQGQGSEDARDLLLFSVV; encoded by the coding sequence ATGGGGAAATACACGGAGATGTTGGATGCAGGGGTGAGAATAGCGGCGAGGTTTCATTCTCACTGTCCTCAGACGGCGCGTCTCTATTACCATCCTCCGTCCGACAGCCATCACCTCCATCATGGTGTCACCGATTTAATGGGAGGTGGAGTTTTGGGTGGGTCGGGTCAAGATTCTACCGGGTTGGTTGGTGAGTTAGGAGGATCCGAAACTGCTGCTGGTTGCGGTCTCAAGGCTTCTCAAGGTCAAGGGTCTGAAGATGCCAGGGATCTCTTGTTATTCTCTGTTGTTTGA